The following are encoded together in the Lactuca sativa cultivar Salinas chromosome 1, Lsat_Salinas_v11, whole genome shotgun sequence genome:
- the LOC128127085 gene encoding squamosa promoter-binding-like protein 15 — MMEISKEQQHQQHHHQTAVNPPNPDGSKKSPVGQREEDEYLLLKLGGGEEVATRPSKRVRSGSPGSGCVGNYPMCQVDNCKKDLSTAKDYHRRYKVSEVHSKAGKALVGKQMQRFCQQCSRFHPLSEFDKGKRSCRCRLADHNRRRRKTQPEDVASQLLIPANGDNANDMDIVRLLIVLARAQVQDLDKVEFLKGIKYVYVDDSKDDTAILT, encoded by the exons ATGATGGAGATTTCTAAGGAACagcaacatcaacaacaccatCATCAAACTGCTGTTAATCCTCCCAATCCCGATGGATCAAAGAAGAGTCCAGTTGGTCAAAGGGAAGAAGACGAATACCTCTTGTTGAAGCTTGGTGGTGGTGAGGAGGTAGCGACCAGGCCTAGCAAAAGGGTCCGATCTGGTTCACCTGGCAGTGGTTGTGTCGGGAATTATCCAATGTGTCAAGTTGATAACTGCAAAAAAGATCTATCCACTGCTAAAGACTACCATAGGCGTTACAAGGTTAGTGAGGTTCATAGTAAAGCTGGAAAAGCCCTAGTTGGAAAACAGATGCAAAGATTTTGTCAACAATGTAGCAG GTTCCACCCTCTTTCTGAGTTTGACAAGGGGAAGAGAAGTTGTAGGTGTAGACTTGCAGATCACAACAGGCGAAGAAGAAAGACACAGCCAGAAGATGTTGCTTCACAATTATTAATCCCTGCAAATGGTGATAACGCCAATGACATGGATATTGTTCGTTTGCTAATAGTTTTAGCTCGTGCTCAAG TGCAGGATCTTGACAAGGTTGAATTCTTAAAAGGTATCAAGTATGTTTATGTAGATGATTCAAAGGATGATACTG CGATTTTGACCTAA